Within the Desulfobacterales bacterium genome, the region GGCAGTTTCAACTATGCGAGCGGCCATGGCCATGGGAGCCCATCGGGGTATCCACGTCAAGATACAAAGTCAGTTTTTAGACAGCACACTGACAAGTCTGGCGCTTAAAGCCGCTATCGAGCAGGACGGAACGCCGAATATGATCTTTACCGGTCGAAACGCCGTGGACACTGAAGGTTTCCAAACCCAGTATCGCCTGGCGGCAGCCATGAACCTGCCGGTGGTTAGCGAAGTCGTCAACCTTGATATCAATGACGGTCAGGCGACCGTCGAACGCGAGGTCGGCGGCGGAACTCGGGAAAAAATGGAGATGAAGCTGCCCTGCATTATCGGTGCCACCAAGGGTCTAAACGAACCGCGCTATCCAAAGTTTCCGGATATTATGAAAGCCAAAAAAAAAGAGATCAAAGAAGTGGAATTTGATCAACTGGGCTTGGATACATCCTTTGACCAAACCGAGCTGCTAAAGCTCGAAGCGGTCCCTGAAAGATCCAGCGCTCAGGTCATGCAGGGCTCAGTACGCGAGCAGGTGATCGAACTGGTTCGGATTCTTAAAGAGGATGACAAAGTCCTTTGAATCAGGAGAATATTTTCTGTTTAAGGGAAGTTAAATATAGGAGACAATTCAGATGGCCAAAATAGGTGTGTTCATCGAAACGGACAAAGATGAAATCAAAAAGACAAATTTCGGTCCCATCACTGCTGCGCGAGACGGCGGCAAAAATGAGGTGGTGGCATTACTATTGGGTGTCGATGCCGACTCGGTAAAAGATATCCTGGCTGAATATGGCGCCCAGAAAATTGTGCAGGTAACCGTCGACGGAGCGGACCTCTCATCCAGCCCGGATTTGCAGGCACGTGCCCTGGCGGATGTCATTCAGCATTTTGCCCTGGACGGACTGATCGGTTTGGCCAGCGCTAAGGGACGCGACGTGTTTGCGCGCTTAAGCGCCCTGTTAAACGTTACTCTGGCATCAGATTGTGTGGGCATCAATTTTGAGGACAAGACCGTCCGCAAGTCCCACTTCTCGGGCAAAACCATCGCCACCATTAAACTCAAATCGGATCTGTTGCTATGCGCCCTGCGGCCAAATGTAATTGAAGCCGAAAAAGCCCCCACAGATGCGCAAGTCGAAAACTACGCCGCCAACGCGCAGGATCCGGGTTTGGTCAATTTATTGGAGGTCACAAAAGGGGACACTTCCAAAATGGACCTCACCGAGGCCGACGTCATCATCACCGGCGGCCGTCCTATCGATGCGGCCGAGAACTACAAAATGCTTGAAGAATGTGCCGAACTGTTGGGTGCTGCCGTGGGCGCCTCCCGCGCGGCCGTGGATGCTGGGTTTGCACCGCACTCCATGCAGGTGGGCCAGACAGGAAAAACTGTCAGCCCGAGACTGTATATCGGCTGCGGCCTGTCGGGCTCAGTTCAGCATTTTGCCGGCATGAAAACGTCAAAAGTTATTGTGGCGATCAATACCGACAAAGATGCCCCTATTTTTCAAAAATGTGATTACGGTATTATTGCAGACATGTTCGAAGTGGTGCCGGTGCTCACGGAAGTTTTACGGGAGCAAGGCGGCAAATAAAAAAGGTTTCAGGTGTCAGGTTTCGGGTGTCAGGGAACATACGACTGAAATCAGAAAGCAAAGCAAGCATGTGGTCATTATGGCCACTAAGTAACAAAAGCGCGAAACGGGACACCGAAGACCTGACACCTGACACCTGAAACCCGCTTTTGAGGGACACCCGACACCTGTGTTCCTTAAAAAGAAGAAATGAAAGACGCAAATCCAGTAAAACTTTCGGTCTGAAGAATTATCGAGGAACAATAGATGCAAACATATGTGACCATTAAATCCATTGTCATCGCGCTGGCCCTGATCGGCGCATTTGGCTATTTCTTTGTACTTGCAGCACGTTTGTATCGCCTGATGCGATCGGTTGAGGGACAAACGGACTTTACGATTGATCGGATCGGTGAGCGGGTTAAGGTTTTTTTTACCGATGTACTGGGTCAATCCAACGTTCGCCGCAAGCCGCTGATCGGCACAGCGCATATGCTGATATTTTTTGGGTTTTTAGCTATCCAACCCCATTCACTGATGCTCATGATCCAGGGGGTCTTTCCCGCTTTTGAGCCGGGCCATGCCATCCCGACCATTTACCGCGTGTATTTGTTTGTGGCCGATATCCTGGCCGCTCTGGTTCTGGTGGGATTTGCCTATGCCCTCTATCGGCGGGTAGTCGTGCGTCCCAGCTATCTATCCATGGGCTCGGATGCCAATCTGATCATCCTGTTTACCTGCGTTATCGTGATCACATTTCATTTGATTAATGCTTTTTTAAGCCTTATGCCGGCAGCGGGATCCTTCAGTTATGCTGGCGCGTTTCCGGTATCTGAAAGGCTGGTGCCGCTGTTTAATCTGCAAAGCCTCTCACCGGCAGGTCTTCAAACCGGTTATGAGATCAGTTACTGGATCCACATCGCCACGATTCTGGGCTTTCTGATTTACATCCCCGGTTCCAAACATCTGCATTTGCTGGCAGCCGTCCCCAATGTCTTTTTAAAACGCCTGGATCTGCCCAAAGCAATGGTTAAAACAGATATTGAAGATGAGGAGGCGGAAACCTTTGGGCTGGGTAAAGTGAGCGAACTGAATTGGAAAAACGTCCTCAATCTTTACGCCTGCACTGAATGCGGACGCTGTGAAGAGCAATGTCCTGCCAGCTGCACCGACAAACCGCTTTCGCCCAAAAATGTGATCCATGATTTTAAAGTTGATTTATTGGCCCAGGCAGATGCCATCATGGCCCAAAACTTCGAAAAAATTGAACCGATTGTGCGGGAGGGGTCCCCTATTACCGGAGACGTCATCTGGTCGTGCACCACCTGTCGCGGCTGTGAAGATATCTGTCCGGTAAACATCGAACAGCTTGATTTTATCCTTGAAACGCGCAAGCACCGCGTGCTCATGGAGGCGGATTTCCCACCGGAAATGCAGGAAACCTTCACCAACCTTGAAAACCAATTCAACCCGTGGGGCTTCAGCAGCGACAGCCGCGCCGATTGGTCTAAAGGCATGGATGTACCCCTGATGGCGGACAAGCCGGACGCCGAATTGCTTTGGTTTGTCGGCTGTTCCGGATCCTTTGACGACCGTGGCAAAAAAATTGCCCAGGCCATGGCCCGGGTGCTGCAAAAAGCCGGTGTCAACTTTGCCATTCTGGGGCCGGAGGAGGCCTGCAACGGGGATGTGGCCCGCCGGGCCGGCAATGAATATATCGCTCAGATGCTGATGATGCAGAATGTCGAGGTGCTTAATCAGTACAAACCGAAAAAGATTCTGACCGGCTGCCCTCACTGTTACAACATGATTAAAAACGAATACCCCCAATTCGATGCCAACTATGCCGTGGTACACCATACCGAGTTGCTGCTGGAACTGTTTCAACAGGACCGTTTAAAGGTATCCAACGGTCACCTGGCGGAGCTGGCCTATCACGACTCGTGTTATCTGGGACGCTGGAATGGCATTTATCAGGCGCCCCGGGATTTACTGTCTTCCATAAACGGCGGTGCAAAACCAATAGAAATGCCTCGATCCGGGTCTAAAGGATTTTGCTGTGGCGCCGGCGGCGCTCGAATGTTTATGGAAGAAACCATCGGCAAACGCATCAATGAAGAGCGGGCCGAAGAAATAATCGCCACCGGCGCAAAAACCGTTGCAGTGGCCTGTCCGTTTTGTACCACCATGCTCAGAGACGGCATCCTGGAAAAAGAATCGGAGGTGCAGGTCAAGGACGTCGTCGAAATGATTGACGAGGCTACTTCCTGAGTAGAAATGACATTGTAAATAGGTCAAAAGTTTTGTACAAGCCACTAATGTTGCGTCCCGGAAATCGTTAATAAATTAAGCGCGCGTTGCCGGTCATGTAGTTTTCTGAGAAACCACGCTAACCGCCATCACATTGGTGCTAAATCAATAAGGTAGAGATTAAATCCCGTTCGCCGGGAGCAAAGGGGGACACATGATTATCGTGGGGGAGTTGATAAACGCCAGCCGTAAGCAAATTGCCGCGGCCATCGAGAACCAGGATACGGCCACCATTCAAACCATTGCCAAAGATCAGCATGAAAATGGAGCAGATTACATAGATGTCAATGCAGGTGTTTTTGTTGGCAAGGAATCCGAATATTTACAATGGCTCACTGAAACCGTGCAGGCGGCTATAGAGACACCATGCTGCATCGACAGCCCTGACCCCAAGGCAATTGAGGCCGCACTGACTGTCCACAAAGGCACCCCCATGATCAATTCTATCTCACTGGAAAAGGAGCGATATGAAGCGCTGTTGCCGATTGTCGCCGGTACGGATTTTAAGGTTGTGGCGCTTTGTATGAGCGATAAAGGCATGCCACAAACGACCGATGAGCGTATGGAGATCGCAAACGAGTTGGTCAATAACCTGGTTAAAAATAATGTGCCTGTGGAAAATATCTACGTTGATCCCCTGGTCCAACCGCTTTCCACGAATAACACCTTTGGGGTTGAATTTTTAAATTCGATTGAAAGCATTATAAAAACATTTCCCGGGATTCACACGGTTTGTGGACTTTCGAATATCTCTTTCGGATTGCCCGAACGCAAATTTTTAAACCAGACGTTTATGGTAATGGCCATTACCAAGGGATTAGACGGGGCCATCGTCAATCCTTTGGACCAAAAAATGATGGCCAACATCATTGCAGCTGAGGCATTGGCCGGCAACGACGAATGGTGTTCCGCTTACCTGGAGGCATACCGAGCCCAAAAGTTTGAATATTAGGATTCACGTTATCTATTTCTGCTGTTAATTAAATAAAAGCGCTTTCAAAAAAAGGAGGCACAAATCATGAGTGAACTGCTTGGGAAAATGGCTGAGTCTTTGATTGCCGGTAACATCGATGACGTGGTGAACATGACCAAAGAAGCCCTGGATGCGGGAACAGCACCGGCAGATATATTGGATCAGGGGCTTTTGGCAGGCATGGATGTTGTGGGACAGCGCTTT harbors:
- a CDS encoding electron transfer flavoprotein subunit alpha/FixB family protein, translating into MAKIGVFIETDKDEIKKTNFGPITAARDGGKNEVVALLLGVDADSVKDILAEYGAQKIVQVTVDGADLSSSPDLQARALADVIQHFALDGLIGLASAKGRDVFARLSALLNVTLASDCVGINFEDKTVRKSHFSGKTIATIKLKSDLLLCALRPNVIEAEKAPTDAQVENYAANAQDPGLVNLLEVTKGDTSKMDLTEADVIITGGRPIDAAENYKMLEECAELLGAAVGASRAAVDAGFAPHSMQVGQTGKTVSPRLYIGCGLSGSVQHFAGMKTSKVIVAINTDKDAPIFQKCDYGIIADMFEVVPVLTEVLREQGGK
- a CDS encoding methyltetrahydrofolate cobalamin methyltransferase; this encodes MIIVGELINASRKQIAAAIENQDTATIQTIAKDQHENGADYIDVNAGVFVGKESEYLQWLTETVQAAIETPCCIDSPDPKAIEAALTVHKGTPMINSISLEKERYEALLPIVAGTDFKVVALCMSDKGMPQTTDERMEIANELVNNLVKNNVPVENIYVDPLVQPLSTNNTFGVEFLNSIESIIKTFPGIHTVCGLSNISFGLPERKFLNQTFMVMAITKGLDGAIVNPLDQKMMANIIAAEALAGNDEWCSAYLEAYRAQKFEY
- a CDS encoding (Fe-S)-binding protein is translated as MQTYVTIKSIVIALALIGAFGYFFVLAARLYRLMRSVEGQTDFTIDRIGERVKVFFTDVLGQSNVRRKPLIGTAHMLIFFGFLAIQPHSLMLMIQGVFPAFEPGHAIPTIYRVYLFVADILAALVLVGFAYALYRRVVVRPSYLSMGSDANLIILFTCVIVITFHLINAFLSLMPAAGSFSYAGAFPVSERLVPLFNLQSLSPAGLQTGYEISYWIHIATILGFLIYIPGSKHLHLLAAVPNVFLKRLDLPKAMVKTDIEDEEAETFGLGKVSELNWKNVLNLYACTECGRCEEQCPASCTDKPLSPKNVIHDFKVDLLAQADAIMAQNFEKIEPIVREGSPITGDVIWSCTTCRGCEDICPVNIEQLDFILETRKHRVLMEADFPPEMQETFTNLENQFNPWGFSSDSRADWSKGMDVPLMADKPDAELLWFVGCSGSFDDRGKKIAQAMARVLQKAGVNFAILGPEEACNGDVARRAGNEYIAQMLMMQNVEVLNQYKPKKILTGCPHCYNMIKNEYPQFDANYAVVHHTELLLELFQQDRLKVSNGHLAELAYHDSCYLGRWNGIYQAPRDLLSSINGGAKPIEMPRSGSKGFCCGAGGARMFMEETIGKRINEERAEEIIATGAKTVAVACPFCTTMLRDGILEKESEVQVKDVVEMIDEATS
- a CDS encoding electron transfer flavoprotein subunit beta/FixA family protein, which encodes MQIYVCVKHVPDTAATITVVDEAGYNDTACKFIINPYDEYAVEEAVQRVEKAGSGEVVVVTVGPEAAVSTMRAAMAMGAHRGIHVKIQSQFLDSTLTSLALKAAIEQDGTPNMIFTGRNAVDTEGFQTQYRLAAAMNLPVVSEVVNLDINDGQATVEREVGGGTREKMEMKLPCIIGATKGLNEPRYPKFPDIMKAKKKEIKEVEFDQLGLDTSFDQTELLKLEAVPERSSAQVMQGSVREQVIELVRILKEDDKVL